TCAAGCGCATCCAAACCGACCGCTAGGCGACTCCATCCGCCGGAGTACCCTCCTTGGCACCAGACAGCTTACACGGCGGGTTTGGGTTGCTCCGGGGGTTTGCTGGTAAGCAACGCGACCACGACCGACACCAGGAATCCCAAAGGAATGGTCACAATGGCAGGCTGGCTGAAAGGCACGCTGGCCCGCGCCAGCTCCCCCCGGCCTGGAAGGCCAAATCGTCAAAATCCGCCGCCAAACCGGCTTCAGCGTTGAACGCCATCGGAGCGAGTTCGCCCTCCCCTAAAGTCACCACGCCATCGCACGCATTCTGCGCCCACGCCAACTCAACCGCCCAGGCGAAAAGCGCCTGAGGTGAGTAGTTACCTCACCTGCGGGAGAAAACTTGCCCCCATCGCTGCCCGCCTGCCTGGGCTCTATGACACCGGCAGCTTGGCGTGAGTACCATCGCAATAGGGTGGATTGTGCGTATGCTTGCATCCACACAATGCCACGCGCTTGCTTTCCGCCACTTCCACTTGCAGGGGCTTGAGGCCGGTGCCTTTGTGCGCTCCATCACAAAACGGCTGGTTTTGGGAGCGGCCACAGGCGCACCACCAGTGGGCGCCCGCATTGAGCGTGACAATGTAAGGACTGCGCTTGGCCATTAACGGTTCCATTGGCGTTTCAGGTTCAGGAGGGTCGGCTGCCACAGCGCCTTCCGGCGCAGCTTCGGCAGCGGGCGCTGAGGCGGGAGATTCGTCCTTGCGGCGGAAAAGGGCCTGCACGTCCGCCACATTGAGGTCGGTTAAATCAAAACTCACCGAGGGCGCTCGTTCCTGCGCCACCTTGATTTGGTTGGCGATGGTTTTGGCCGTTTCCTGAGCGTAATACCGCACGGCGCCCACGCTGATGTCAGCGCGGAAAATGATGACGAGCATGCAATGCTCGTCCACGTTGAGCATGAGCGTGCTGCAACGCTCGCCCTGCTGATAAAGCCCTGGAAACTTGTCTTCATTCAGCAGGCCGGCCATGAACTGGACAGCATTGAAAGAATTGGAGGCCAACGTGGCCAGAACATCTGGAGGAAAGGCGTTTTGCTCGCCGGCCAGATGAATCAAATGGCCGGCTTTTTCGACCAGGAGGGCGGCATCGGCATCGGTCTTGCCGAGCAGCTCTTTCAGGGCCTGATCCAGGCACTGAAAATCCTCCTCGATCAATTGCGGGAAACCCATATCACGCAATTTTTCTGCCGCCCAAATTGATGAATTTATGCAACAACATGCGCACAATCATGTTCATCGTCTCAAACACCCCCTCGCACTTCGTTGCCGTGGCCGGAAACGACGGGACTTGCACATCGCGGTTGTTGAGCAGGAATTCCATGTACTCAATGGGGGCTACATTCGGCAGGTCGCGCTTGTTGTATTGCAGCACGTAGGGGATGTCGTCGAGGTTTAACTTGAGCGATTTCAAGTTGTCTATCAAGTTCTGAAAGCTCTCTACATTTTCCTGCATCTTGTCGTACTGGCTGTCGGCCACAAAAACAATGCCGTCCACACCGCGCAGCACCAATTGACGGGTGGTGTTGTAAATCACCTGGCCGGGCACGGTATAGAGCTGGAACTTGGTTTTGTAGCCCTTGATGGCCATGGCCTCCAAAGGCATGAAGTCGAAAAACAAGGTGCGGTCGGAGCTGGTGGCCAGGGAAACCATTTTGCCCTTGGCCTCCGGGCTGGCCACTTGCACATTGGCATGGACCTGCTCCAGATTCGTGGTCTTGCCACATTTGGCCGGCCCGTAATAAACGATTTTGACCTGCAGCTCTTTCGTGGCTTGATTGATAATCGCCATAGGTTGTTTGGGGGTTACATTTTCGACAGCTCACGTTCCAACTGCGCCAGTTCCGCCAGCGGGAGCGGTCGCTGAGGCTGGCTGACCACCGCCAGATACACCTTCCCGCACTTGCTCACACGCCATGCGGCGCCATTGCAAGTGAAGGTAAGTCCTTCCAAATTTCCCGCGCCCAAATCCCGGGCATACTGGGCTGTGCGCTGAAAAAGTTGCGGAGCAAAAGCCGCCACTTTATCGCCTGCCAGGGGCGGCAACACCTGAGCAGCCACCGACAAACCATCCTCGGATGCCACCACCGCCCCGGCAATCCCGGGCAGTTTAATCACCGCTTGCACTGCTTCTGCCGGCGTCTTGAGGGTGATTGCCGGTTTGGCGGGCGGGACGGCCGGCGCTGGTGCGGGGGCAGCGGCTGGGGCTGGGGCGGGTTTGGGCGCTGCGGCAGGAGCAGGAGACGGAGCGACCGCCGGAGCTGCATGCGCTGCAGGAGCAGCAGGCGCTGCCGACGCGCCTTTGCCCACAAACATATCCGGGATATTGGGGTCCACCTCCACCTTTTTCTGGGGAGTGGGAAGTTTGGAAACCGCAAGGAAGAGCGGCGCCACCACTTTAAGCGCCAGTTCCACGGTCACATTGG
This is a stretch of genomic DNA from Fontisphaera persica. It encodes these proteins:
- a CDS encoding CDGSH iron-sulfur domain-containing protein translates to MGFPQLIEEDFQCLDQALKELLGKTDADAALLVEKAGHLIHLAGEQNAFPPDVLATLASNSFNAVQFMAGLLNEDKFPGLYQQGERCSTLMLNVDEHCMLVIIFRADISVGAVRYYAQETAKTIANQIKVAQERAPSVSFDLTDLNVADVQALFRRKDESPASAPAAEAAPEGAVAADPPEPETPMEPLMAKRSPYIVTLNAGAHWWCACGRSQNQPFCDGAHKGTGLKPLQVEVAESKRVALCGCKHTHNPPYCDGTHAKLPVS
- a CDS encoding GTP-binding protein; the protein is MAIINQATKELQVKIVYYGPAKCGKTTNLEQVHANVQVASPEAKGKMVSLATSSDRTLFFDFMPLEAMAIKGYKTKFQLYTVPGQVIYNTTRQLVLRGVDGIVFVADSQYDKMQENVESFQNLIDNLKSLKLNLDDIPYVLQYNKRDLPNVAPIEYMEFLLNNRDVQVPSFPATATKCEGVFETMNMIVRMLLHKFINLGGRKIA